From Hippea alviniae EP5-r, one genomic window encodes:
- the nuoH gene encoding NADH-quinone oxidoreductase subunit NuoH gives MEVLIALIKLIVVVTVLSVYVMYATWYERKVIGHMQQRIGPKRVGWHGLLQPIADTIKSFWKEDVIPDRADKPLFWLAPAIAATLPFAAAIAIPFGPPIHLSSGKVFYLSVFHSNVDVLFILAMLGLASFGVLTAGIASGGSKYAFTGSQREAAQVVSYEAILALALLNPILMAHSLDLNKIVEAQKHLWFVFYQPFAFVAFVIAMIAACARVPFDLPEAEPELVAGHMTEFSGLKMGMFFFGQYVTIFVVSALASIVFLGGWTGPVLPGFVWYWIKILAFIFMFTWFWGTFPRYRYDQLMNIAWKILLPLMVLNILWTGFALAVGLPVL, from the coding sequence ATGGAAGTATTAATAGCGTTAATAAAGTTGATAGTGGTTGTTACTGTTCTGAGTGTTTATGTTATGTATGCGACTTGGTATGAGAGAAAGGTTATCGGTCATATGCAACAAAGAATTGGACCAAAGAGGGTTGGCTGGCATGGTCTCTTGCAGCCTATAGCTGATACGATAAAGAGCTTTTGGAAGGAAGATGTTATTCCAGATAGGGCTGATAAACCCTTATTTTGGCTTGCTCCAGCTATAGCTGCAACTTTACCGTTTGCAGCTGCTATAGCTATACCGTTTGGACCGCCGATTCATCTTTCGAGTGGTAAAGTGTTTTACTTAAGTGTATTCCACTCAAATGTTGATGTTCTGTTTATCCTTGCAATGTTGGGTCTTGCATCGTTTGGTGTTTTAACTGCAGGTATAGCATCTGGTGGAAGTAAATATGCGTTTACAGGTTCCCAGAGAGAAGCAGCACAGGTTGTAAGTTATGAAGCAATCTTGGCTTTGGCTTTGTTGAACCCTATTTTAATGGCACACTCATTGGACTTAAACAAAATAGTGGAAGCACAAAAACATTTGTGGTTCGTTTTTTACCAGCCCTTTGCCTTTGTGGCCTTTGTAATAGCTATGATTGCGGCGTGTGCAAGGGTTCCGTTTGACTTGCCAGAAGCAGAGCCAGAGCTTGTTGCAGGCCACATGACAGAGTTTTCTGGCTTAAAGATGGGTATGTTTTTCTTTGGACAGTATGTTACGATATTTGTTGTATCGGCTTTGGCAAGTATCGTGTTCTTGGGTGGATGGACAGGACCTGTTCTGCCGGGCTTTGTATGGTATTGGATTAAGATATTAGCCTTCATTTTTATGTTTACATGGTTCTGGGGAACATTTCCAAGATACAGATACGACCAGCTTATGAATATAGCCTGGAAAATCCTACTGCCTTTAATGGTTTTGAACATTCTTTGGACAGGTTTTGCCTTGGCAGTGGGTTTACCAGTTTTGTAG
- a CDS encoding 2Fe-2S iron-sulfur cluster-binding protein: MADTVKIKINGKEYEASKDETILQVARRNGIYIPAICYSDRFGAIGACRVCVVEIVGMKKPMLSCAVKVKDGMEVLTDSEKVIEARNKIVWEWDKFHPLQCGVCDKSGECDLQDVNYDLNITSNPLEEEADPLTVPNRTVHHEWRIIHHDANLCIQCRRCVTICDKVVNFGILKLVKKDWGGKEIDTTDGKPLECEFCGQCVSICPTGAMSSKLFKYKARPWEMEKIRTTCQFCSSGCQMDLNVKDNKVLRVTSEDYTPNMANLCNLGRFNYSVVERKNLISAAHIRGKEVLYEDAVREAANILKAYKPEEIAAVCGGRETIEDQYALKRFFNNALKTNNIDSVASTHIAKLYRVLPKSVAPFNNVRDMEDCDVILAFGGDVANEMPRLDWQITRNVKLLKKSKLISAYWRDTKIDTLGSVALRYEPGKEVEFLNSLFSALASAKGVDTNIKGTVEIAEDAVKTLADAKKVALIVGEEALERANGNEVALALSNLLLLFGENVRLYASSKYNNSFGSLYTGTANGFDVYGKVSELGFSLYDLPKLAEEGKVKALVLLGADLFELFSDTDAKKIFKNADTILIGAYKNESVKHSKVVLPMASFAGVDGHYINVEGKLNTIRKAIEENRIAGYRILADISKEYGYNLQMGYVKKIAEGNPFELEGVADSYVDINSVVSVSGDIKGVVVYSKFRSGIFSSLGEGASIASPEPLLEMNPEDAQALGLEDGSLAKVEGEDSLMLKVKIDEKMPKGYVAVPLWYDGYNAYNLSGSLNNLFSAKITKGE, encoded by the coding sequence ATGGCTGATACTGTAAAAATAAAGATAAATGGAAAAGAGTATGAAGCAAGCAAAGATGAAACAATTTTGCAGGTGGCACGAAGAAACGGCATATATATCCCTGCCATCTGTTATTCTGACAGGTTTGGTGCTATAGGTGCTTGCCGTGTATGCGTTGTTGAGATAGTGGGTATGAAAAAGCCCATGCTCTCTTGTGCCGTTAAGGTTAAAGACGGCATGGAAGTATTAACAGACTCAGAAAAGGTTATAGAAGCAAGAAACAAGATTGTTTGGGAGTGGGATAAGTTCCATCCACTTCAGTGCGGTGTTTGTGATAAAAGCGGTGAGTGCGACCTTCAGGATGTAAACTACGATTTGAATATTACGAGCAATCCACTCGAAGAAGAAGCTGATCCTTTAACTGTTCCAAATAGAACAGTTCATCACGAGTGGAGAATTATTCATCATGATGCCAACTTATGTATTCAGTGTAGAAGATGTGTTACGATATGTGATAAGGTTGTAAACTTCGGCATTCTAAAGCTTGTAAAGAAGGATTGGGGTGGAAAAGAGATAGATACTACAGATGGTAAGCCTTTAGAATGCGAATTCTGTGGTCAGTGTGTGAGCATCTGTCCTACGGGTGCAATGAGTAGTAAGCTGTTTAAGTATAAAGCTCGCCCGTGGGAAATGGAGAAAATTAGAACAACCTGTCAGTTCTGTTCATCTGGCTGTCAGATGGACTTGAATGTAAAAGATAACAAGGTTTTAAGAGTTACAAGTGAAGATTACACGCCAAACATGGCAAATTTGTGTAATCTTGGTAGGTTCAACTATTCTGTGGTAGAGAGAAAAAATCTTATATCTGCTGCTCATATTAGAGGGAAGGAAGTTCTTTATGAAGATGCAGTTAGAGAAGCAGCCAATATTCTAAAGGCTTACAAGCCTGAAGAGATAGCTGCTGTATGTGGTGGAAGGGAAACGATTGAAGACCAGTATGCACTTAAGAGGTTCTTTAATAACGCATTGAAGACAAACAATATTGATTCTGTGGCATCAACCCACATAGCCAAGCTTTACAGGGTTTTGCCGAAAAGTGTGGCTCCATTTAACAATGTAAGGGATATGGAAGATTGCGATGTAATACTTGCCTTTGGTGGTGATGTTGCCAATGAGATGCCGAGACTCGATTGGCAGATAACAAGAAATGTAAAACTGCTTAAGAAATCAAAGCTTATAAGCGCTTACTGGCGAGATACAAAGATAGACACGCTCGGCAGCGTTGCTTTAAGGTATGAGCCGGGTAAGGAAGTTGAGTTTTTGAATAGTCTATTTAGTGCCCTTGCTTCTGCTAAAGGTGTTGATACGAATATTAAAGGCACAGTTGAGATAGCAGAAGATGCCGTTAAAACTTTAGCTGATGCTAAAAAGGTTGCTCTAATTGTTGGAGAAGAAGCATTAGAAAGGGCAAACGGCAACGAAGTTGCTTTGGCTTTATCAAACCTTCTGCTTTTGTTTGGTGAAAATGTAAGACTCTATGCATCAAGCAAATACAATAACTCATTTGGCTCTCTATATACAGGCACAGCCAACGGCTTTGATGTCTATGGAAAGGTGTCAGAGTTGGGCTTTAGTCTGTATGACTTGCCAAAGTTAGCAGAAGAAGGAAAAGTAAAGGCGTTGGTGCTTTTGGGAGCTGACCTATTTGAGCTATTCAGCGATACAGATGCAAAAAAGATATTCAAGAATGCAGACACAATTTTAATAGGTGCATACAAGAACGAGTCTGTGAAGCATTCCAAAGTTGTTCTTCCGATGGCTTCGTTTGCAGGTGTTGATGGACATTATATAAATGTTGAAGGTAAGCTTAACACAATCAGGAAAGCCATTGAAGAAAACAGGATTGCTGGTTATAGGATTCTTGCAGATATCTCGAAAGAGTATGGATACAACCTGCAGATGGGCTATGTAAAGAAGATAGCCGAAGGCAACCCATTTGAGCTTGAAGGTGTTGCTGATAGTTATGTTGATATAAACTCTGTTGTCTCGGTAAGTGGAGATATAAAAGGAGTGGTTGTATATTCTAAGTTTAGGTCTGGAATTTTCTCATCTTTGGGAGAAGGTGCAAGTATTGCATCCCCAGAGCCTTTGCTTGAGATGAATCCTGAAGATGCTCAAGCCTTAGGTTTAGAAGATGGTTCATTAGCAAAGGTAGAAGGCGAAGATAGTTTGATGCTAAAGGTTAAAATTGATGAGAAGATGCCTAAGGGCTATGTAGCTGTTCCATTGTGGTATGATGGTTATAACGCTTATAATCTAAGCGGGTCTCTAAATAACCTATTTAGTGCAAAAATTACGAAGGGTGAGTAG
- a CDS encoding NADH-quinone oxidoreductase subunit J, producing MEALVFYIIAFITVVGALGVLLSKNPYRAALFMILAFFGIAGLFVMLHAQFNAMLQVIVYAGAIAVMIMLTMMVMDRRTIEGLKRFNSQWFWPAMLGAGLLADLILLAIKFHINMGNAGKNLAINGSNTQLIGEVLFKHYLLPFEITAIILLVALLGAVVLTKRDIK from the coding sequence ATGGAAGCATTAGTATTTTACATTATAGCTTTTATAACTGTCGTTGGAGCGCTGGGAGTGCTTTTAAGCAAGAATCCTTACAGAGCTGCTTTGTTTATGATTCTTGCGTTTTTTGGTATAGCAGGTCTATTTGTTATGCTTCATGCGCAGTTTAATGCCATGCTCCAAGTTATTGTATATGCTGGAGCTATTGCCGTTATGATTATGCTTACAATGATGGTTATGGATAGAAGAACGATAGAAGGTTTAAAGAGATTTAATTCACAGTGGTTCTGGCCTGCTATGTTAGGTGCTGGTTTGCTTGCCGATTTGATTTTGCTTGCTATTAAATTTCATATAAATATGGGAAATGCAGGCAAGAATCTCGCAATAAATGGCAGCAATACTCAGCTTATAGGAGAAGTTTTGTTTAAACATTATTTGCTGCCCTTTGAAATAACGGCTATTATCTTGCTTGTTGCGTTGCTTGGTGCCGTTGTATTGACCAAAAGGGATATAAAGTAA
- the nuoL gene encoding NADH-quinone oxidoreductase subunit L — protein sequence MKVILLFIVLTPLIGFLINGIFGKWTKPVAGIIAASALGISFILGLFPIWSVLHGHIVEFTYFTWMPFKGLEVPFGLRVDYVSAVMLFVVTFVSWMIHIYSNGYMAGDRGYARYFAYLNLFVTAMLILVLGNNYLLMFVGWEGVGLASYLLIGFWYEKDTAADAGEKAFVVNRIGDAGFIIGILFLIYHFGSVTYSNVFPRAEEVLGYGSTAATIIGLALFVGAVGKSAQFPLYIWLTDAMEGPTPVSSLIHAATMVTAGVYMVARSNAIYSLAPVAQEVVASVGAFTAFYAATMALTHKDIKRILAYSTLSQLGYMFIGVGVGAYWTGMFHLMTHAFFKGLLFLGAGAVMHSMRGLLSIDLMGNLKKYMPQTAILMVIASLAISGIPPFAGFFSKDAILASALEMGHPIIWIVGEVTAFLTAFYMFRFVFNVFYGEEKVEGLYHDLHTHEAPPVMTIPMWVLGILSIVGGWVGIKFGGHIPFEWFVTHTAPTTEVAHEAHYSEALLMGISVTMGLSGILAAWLIYIKKIITADKIANMFKPIYTLLANTYYVDEFVYCCIVKPFWWVSTNFLWKIVDVILIDKGMVDGAGWIAGRVGRGLRLLQTGFVNNYAYWISMGIIILSGWYLVKII from the coding sequence ATGAAGGTAATACTGTTATTTATCGTGTTAACGCCGCTGATAGGTTTCTTAATCAATGGTATTTTTGGTAAGTGGACAAAACCTGTGGCGGGTATAATAGCGGCATCTGCTTTAGGTATTTCATTTATTTTAGGATTGTTTCCTATCTGGTCTGTTTTACATGGTCATATAGTGGAGTTTACATACTTCACTTGGATGCCATTCAAAGGACTTGAAGTTCCCTTCGGTTTAAGAGTTGACTATGTAAGTGCAGTGATGCTGTTTGTTGTTACATTCGTCTCTTGGATGATTCATATCTATTCTAATGGATACATGGCAGGTGATAGGGGATATGCAAGATACTTTGCCTATCTCAACCTGTTTGTTACAGCAATGTTGATTCTTGTTCTTGGAAACAACTACTTGTTGATGTTTGTCGGTTGGGAAGGCGTTGGTCTTGCATCTTATTTATTAATCGGTTTCTGGTACGAGAAGGATACAGCTGCAGATGCGGGTGAAAAAGCATTTGTAGTAAACAGAATTGGTGATGCTGGTTTTATTATCGGTATTCTGTTTTTGATTTATCACTTTGGAAGCGTTACATATTCTAATGTTTTTCCAAGGGCTGAAGAGGTTTTAGGGTATGGCTCTACGGCTGCTACAATAATAGGTTTGGCCTTGTTTGTTGGTGCTGTTGGTAAGTCTGCTCAGTTCCCATTGTATATATGGCTTACTGATGCTATGGAAGGTCCAACACCTGTTTCATCGTTGATTCATGCCGCGACGATGGTTACAGCTGGTGTCTATATGGTAGCAAGATCAAACGCAATATACTCTCTTGCTCCAGTAGCTCAGGAGGTTGTTGCAAGTGTAGGTGCTTTTACAGCGTTTTATGCAGCAACAATGGCACTTACACATAAAGATATCAAAAGAATTCTTGCTTATTCGACATTATCCCAGCTTGGATACATGTTCATTGGTGTTGGTGTTGGAGCTTACTGGACAGGTATGTTCCATCTTATGACGCATGCTTTCTTTAAAGGTTTACTCTTCCTTGGAGCTGGTGCGGTAATGCATTCAATGAGAGGTCTTCTCTCCATAGATTTAATGGGTAATTTAAAGAAATACATGCCGCAGACGGCCATTTTAATGGTCATAGCTTCACTTGCTATCTCTGGTATTCCACCATTTGCAGGCTTCTTTTCAAAAGATGCTATACTTGCCTCAGCTTTAGAAATGGGTCATCCTATTATATGGATAGTTGGAGAAGTTACGGCATTTCTAACAGCTTTTTATATGTTTAGATTTGTATTTAATGTTTTCTATGGAGAAGAAAAAGTTGAAGGATTGTATCACGATTTACATACACATGAAGCTCCACCTGTTATGACTATACCTATGTGGGTTCTTGGAATACTTTCCATTGTTGGTGGCTGGGTAGGTATTAAATTCGGTGGCCATATACCATTTGAGTGGTTTGTTACTCACACTGCTCCAACAACAGAGGTTGCCCATGAAGCACACTACTCTGAGGCTTTATTGATGGGTATTTCTGTAACTATGGGTCTTTCAGGTATTCTTGCTGCATGGCTCATTTATATCAAGAAAATTATCACAGCAGACAAAATTGCGAATATGTTCAAACCGATATACACATTGCTTGCAAACACTTACTATGTTGATGAGTTTGTGTATTGCTGCATCGTTAAGCCGTTCTGGTGGGTATCAACGAACTTCTTGTGGAAGATTGTCGATGTTATACTCATAGATAAGGGTATGGTCGATGGAGCCGGTTGGATAGCTGGTAGAGTGGGAAGAGGATTGAGATTGCTACAAACGGGATTTGTTAATAATTATGCTTATTGGATAAGTATGGGTATAATCATCTTAAGCGGTTGGTATCTTGTTAAAATTATTTAA
- the nuoK gene encoding NADH-quinone oxidoreductase subunit NuoK encodes MLTQYMVVSALLIAIGATGVMIRRNFMIVLMSLEIMINGAGLLLITMSYYIGNVSGQVMFLFVAAVAASETAVGLAIAVMMYKRKKSVDINDFSILRK; translated from the coding sequence ATGTTAACTCAATACATGGTTGTCTCGGCACTGTTGATTGCGATTGGTGCTACAGGAGTGATGATAAGAAGAAACTTTATGATAGTGCTAATGTCGTTGGAGATTATGATAAACGGCGCAGGTCTTCTGCTTATAACTATGTCTTATTACATTGGTAATGTTTCGGGTCAGGTTATGTTTTTGTTTGTAGCTGCTGTAGCTGCAAGTGAAACAGCCGTTGGCCTTGCAATAGCCGTTATGATGTATAAAAGGAAAAAGAGTGTTGATATTAACGACTTCTCAATCTTAAGAAAGTAG
- a CDS encoding NuoI/complex I 23 kDa subunit family protein, with protein MLFNDLRKGLSVTIKYLFTHAVTCQYPDERLEVPERGRWLHKLETFEDSGKIKCIDCGLCERVCPSKCIKITPVENEDHTKNAAGYEIDLGRCLFCGLCVEVCPELALSMTDVYELAEYDREKFIYTKEQLLNTKTKKG; from the coding sequence ATGTTATTTAACGATTTGAGAAAAGGTTTAAGCGTAACGATAAAGTATCTGTTCACGCATGCAGTTACCTGCCAATATCCAGATGAGAGATTGGAAGTACCTGAGCGTGGCAGATGGTTGCATAAACTTGAGACATTCGAAGATAGCGGAAAAATAAAATGTATAGACTGTGGTCTTTGCGAAAGGGTTTGTCCTTCCAAATGTATAAAAATTACACCTGTTGAGAATGAAGACCACACAAAGAACGCTGCAGGGTATGAAATAGATTTGGGAAGGTGTCTGTTCTGTGGTTTGTGTGTTGAAGTCTGTCCTGAACTTGCCTTGAGTATGACGGATGTATATGAACTTGCTGAGTATGATAGGGAGAAATTTATCTATACAAAAGAGCAGCTGTTAAATACTAAAACTAAAAAAGGGTGA
- a CDS encoding NADH-quinone oxidoreductase subunit N, producing the protein MNIAMVYSLKDLTAIVPELILTGFAFAILLIDLWLPKKMKALNGLLALFGVVFSFASVVVMYNSNLTAFNNMIVMDRASNLASVIMLLTAFVAIVMSFDFLKREDVNLGEYYEVLLFSIVAMQILASTYNLIVMFIAVETLSIGMYILTGFLRNKDESVEGAMKYFILGSFASTFLVLGIGLFYGLFGSVDLNTIKASLSSASNFYKYIAILAFLFVFVGFGFKIASFPFHSWTPDVYASAPTPMSAFMSIAPKAASFLALLRFLVVGLGPIEIHWTKVLWIIAVLTMTFGNTVALWQKDLKRLLGYSSIAHAGYMLVGITAANELGYGSVMFYLFGYLFMNLGAFAVAEFISQKEDRGTEIANLKGFGYKYPLIGAAMLIFMFCLAGVPPTVGFVGKYYLFSAAVKAHLYWLAVIGVINSAISAYFYLGVIVTMYMKDDTEEKIEVFNSVPVKAVILVMAIAVLYIGIFPSQFLDMALKSIPF; encoded by the coding sequence ATGAATATCGCAATGGTGTATTCACTGAAGGATTTAACGGCGATAGTGCCAGAATTGATATTGACGGGATTTGCTTTTGCAATCCTGTTAATTGATTTGTGGCTCCCTAAGAAGATGAAGGCTCTGAATGGGTTGCTTGCCTTGTTTGGTGTTGTGTTTTCTTTTGCCAGTGTTGTTGTTATGTATAACAGCAACCTAACGGCGTTTAACAACATGATAGTAATGGATAGGGCAAGCAACTTGGCAAGTGTTATTATGTTACTTACAGCGTTTGTTGCAATCGTTATGAGCTTTGACTTCTTAAAAAGAGAAGATGTGAATCTCGGTGAGTACTACGAAGTTTTGCTCTTTTCCATCGTGGCTATGCAGATACTCGCATCAACCTATAATCTTATTGTTATGTTTATAGCCGTTGAGACACTCTCAATCGGTATGTATATACTGACTGGTTTCTTAAGGAATAAGGATGAGAGCGTTGAAGGTGCGATGAAATATTTCATTCTTGGCTCCTTTGCTTCAACTTTTCTGGTTCTGGGTATAGGTTTATTCTATGGACTGTTTGGCAGTGTTGATTTGAATACGATTAAGGCATCTTTGTCGTCAGCTTCAAACTTCTATAAATACATAGCAATCTTGGCTTTCTTGTTCGTGTTTGTTGGATTTGGATTTAAGATTGCATCCTTCCCATTCCACTCTTGGACACCTGATGTTTACGCGTCTGCACCAACTCCAATGAGTGCGTTCATGTCTATTGCTCCAAAGGCTGCTAGTTTTTTGGCTCTGTTAAGATTTCTTGTTGTTGGTCTTGGTCCAATCGAAATTCACTGGACGAAGGTTTTATGGATTATAGCTGTTCTTACCATGACATTCGGTAATACGGTTGCTCTGTGGCAGAAGGATTTAAAAAGACTTTTGGGTTACTCTTCAATTGCACATGCCGGTTATATGCTTGTTGGTATAACGGCTGCAAATGAGCTTGGATATGGCTCTGTAATGTTCTATCTGTTTGGATATCTCTTTATGAACTTGGGTGCATTTGCAGTTGCTGAGTTTATAAGCCAGAAAGAAGATAGGGGAACGGAGATAGCAAACTTAAAAGGGTTTGGCTATAAGTATCCACTGATAGGCGCTGCTATGCTCATCTTTATGTTCTGTCTTGCTGGCGTACCACCAACGGTTGGATTTGTGGGTAAATACTATCTTTTCTCTGCAGCCGTAAAAGCTCATCTTTACTGGCTTGCCGTTATCGGTGTTATAAATAGTGCTATCTCTGCATATTTCTATCTGGGTGTCATAGTTACAATGTACATGAAGGATGATACCGAAGAGAAAATTGAAGTATTCAACAGTGTTCCTGTGAAGGCTGTTATACTCGTTATGGCTATAGCTGTTCTCTACATTGGAATCTTCCCAAGCCAGTTTCTTGACATGGCTTTGAAGTCAATACCTTTCTAA
- a CDS encoding aspartate aminotransferase family protein → MGNIFLKSDRYLIKTYERFEVYFEKGEGVFLFTPEGDRYLDLLAGIAVNSLGHSHPVVVESIKKQAEKLIHVSNLYHIKQQTELAELLANNSCCDKAFFVNSGAEANEAALKLARIYGNPKRNRILSFKDSFHGRTLGSLALTGQTKYHKGFEPIPEGFDYVEFNNFDDFLKKVDDTVVAVFVEFVQGEGGINPADKEFMTRVYDYCKKHDILFIADEVQTGIGRTGKLFAYQHYDVEPDIITLAKGLGGGFPIGCMIAKDFVAEKFTYGTHGCTFGGNPLACAVSKSVVEYVIENNLSSYAGMMGDYLLEELNKIFGSNRDILRIKGFGLMIGIEFGDSQKADRFVRKAFESKMLVGKASDRTVRLEPPLIIQKEEIDLFLQFCREYQ, encoded by the coding sequence ATGGGCAATATTTTTTTAAAATCCGATAGGTATTTAATAAAAACATACGAGAGGTTTGAAGTATATTTTGAAAAAGGCGAAGGTGTTTTTCTATTTACACCCGAAGGTGATAGGTATCTTGACCTTTTAGCTGGAATAGCGGTAAATAGTCTTGGCCATTCCCATCCTGTTGTTGTTGAGTCAATTAAAAAACAGGCAGAGAAGCTTATCCATGTTTCTAATCTGTATCATATAAAACAGCAGACAGAACTTGCCGAATTGCTCGCAAATAACAGTTGTTGTGATAAAGCATTCTTTGTAAACAGTGGAGCAGAAGCAAACGAAGCGGCTTTGAAGCTTGCAAGAATATATGGCAATCCAAAGAGAAATAGAATTTTATCCTTTAAGGACTCGTTTCATGGTAGGACACTCGGCAGTCTTGCCTTGACAGGCCAAACCAAATACCATAAAGGTTTTGAGCCTATACCTGAAGGTTTTGATTATGTTGAATTTAACAACTTTGATGATTTCTTGAAGAAGGTTGATGATACTGTTGTTGCTGTATTTGTTGAGTTTGTTCAGGGTGAAGGTGGTATTAATCCTGCAGATAAGGAGTTTATGACCAGAGTTTATGATTACTGCAAAAAACACGATATACTCTTTATTGCAGACGAAGTTCAAACGGGTATAGGAAGAACAGGAAAACTATTTGCATATCAACATTATGATGTTGAGCCAGATATAATAACACTTGCAAAGGGTTTGGGTGGTGGTTTTCCGATAGGTTGTATGATTGCTAAGGATTTTGTTGCAGAAAAGTTTACATACGGAACACACGGTTGCACATTTGGTGGTAATCCGCTCGCTTGCGCCGTTTCGAAGTCTGTTGTTGAGTATGTGATAGAGAACAATCTCTCTTCTTATGCAGGCATGATGGGTGATTATCTTCTTGAAGAACTCAATAAGATATTCGGCAGCAATAGGGATATTTTAAGAATTAAGGGTTTTGGTTTAATGATAGGAATTGAGTTTGGAGACTCTCAAAAAGCTGATAGGTTTGTTAGGAAGGCGTTTGAGAGCAAAATGCTCGTAGGTAAGGCTTCTGACAGAACGGTTAGACTCGAACCACCTTTAATAATACAAAAGGAAGAGATAGACCTGTTCTTGCAGTTTTGCAGGGAATATCAATGA
- a CDS encoding NADH-quinone oxidoreductase subunit M, producing MNELHFPILTTITFLPLVGAFIVALINEKNENLIRYVTFGFLVLDFFVSLPLLFYFNPSTWHMQFVERVPWIKSLGFQYYVGVDGISLWLVLLTTFLTPLAQLSTWKAIDKKVKLFNITILLMQTGMLGVFISLDMFLFYVFWEVQLIPMYLMIGIWGGPNRVFATMKFFLYTFAGSVLMMVAIMALYFLHHHFTGTYTTDIVKLMETPLPHHLQLWLFLAFFLAFAIKVPMWPFHTWLPWAHVEAPTAGSVILAGILLKMGTYGFLRFNLPMFPDMSHAFAVLVIILAIIGIFYGAFVAMVQPDIKKLVAYSSVSHLGYSMLGMFALTQTGLEGSILQMINHGISTGALFLLVGIVYERRHTRLISEYGGLAYLVPVFAVFFMIFTLSSIAVPGTNGFIGEFMILLGAFLRHPIYGIIVAFGGLFSAVYMLTMYKRVFFNKVTNPKNLGLPDMTIREWLYLVPLLVFVFWIGIYPRTFLSKMRVSVEHLLKQVNRTTVSVNVSAHQEASLIKTVVIKKG from the coding sequence ATGAATGAGCTGCATTTTCCGATTTTGACGACGATAACCTTCTTGCCGTTGGTTGGTGCTTTTATAGTGGCACTAATTAACGAGAAGAATGAAAATTTAATTAGGTATGTCACTTTTGGATTTCTGGTTTTAGATTTCTTTGTGTCTCTTCCACTTCTATTCTACTTTAATCCATCAACATGGCACATGCAGTTTGTTGAAAGGGTGCCGTGGATTAAGTCATTAGGTTTTCAATATTATGTAGGTGTTGATGGTATAAGTTTATGGCTGGTGCTTTTGACGACCTTCTTGACTCCTTTAGCTCAGCTTTCTACTTGGAAGGCTATCGATAAAAAAGTGAAGCTGTTTAACATAACTATTCTTTTGATGCAAACAGGCATGCTGGGAGTATTTATCTCTCTCGATATGTTCTTGTTCTATGTTTTCTGGGAAGTTCAGCTTATACCTATGTATCTGATGATTGGTATTTGGGGTGGTCCAAATAGGGTATTTGCAACAATGAAGTTTTTCCTTTACACTTTTGCTGGTAGCGTTCTTATGATGGTTGCTATCATGGCTCTTTACTTCTTGCATCATCACTTTACTGGCACATATACAACCGATATAGTTAAGTTGATGGAAACTCCACTTCCGCACCACTTGCAGTTGTGGTTGTTCTTGGCTTTCTTCTTAGCGTTTGCAATCAAGGTTCCAATGTGGCCGTTCCATACATGGTTGCCTTGGGCGCACGTGGAAGCGCCAACGGCTGGCTCTGTCATTCTTGCTGGTATATTGCTTAAGATGGGAACTTACGGATTTTTGAGATTTAATCTTCCTATGTTCCCGGACATGAGCCATGCTTTTGCGGTTCTTGTTATAATTCTGGCAATAATCGGTATCTTCTACGGTGCCTTTGTTGCTATGGTCCAGCCTGATATTAAGAAGCTTGTCGCTTATTCATCTGTTTCTCACTTGGGTTATTCGATGTTGGGTATGTTTGCTTTGACTCAGACTGGTCTTGAAGGTTCAATACTCCAAATGATAAACCACGGAATCTCAACAGGCGCCTTGTTCCTTTTGGTTGGTATAGTTTATGAAAGAAGACATACAAGGCTGATATCTGAATATGGTGGATTAGCTTATCTTGTTCCTGTATTTGCAGTGTTTTTTATGATATTTACACTCTCTTCTATTGCTGTTCCCGGCACAAACGGTTTTATAGGTGAGTTTATGATACTTCTTGGAGCTTTCTTGAGACATCCAATTTACGGTATAATTGTGGCATTTGGTGGTCTTTTCTCGGCCGTTTATATGCTTACGATGTATAAAAGGGTATTCTTCAATAAGGTTACGAATCCAAAAAACCTTGGACTGCCTGATATGACAATAAGGGAGTGGTTATATCTTGTGCCGCTATTAGTGTTTGTTTTCTGGATAGGTATATACCCACGCACATTCTTGTCAAAGATGAGGGTATCTGTAGAACATCTGCTTAAGCAGGTAAATAGAACCACTGTAAGCGTTAATGTTTCTGCTCATCAGGAAGCTTCACTAATTAAAACAGTGGTTATTAAAAAAGGTTAA